In Populus nigra chromosome 1, ddPopNigr1.1, whole genome shotgun sequence, one genomic interval encodes:
- the LOC133677474 gene encoding elongation factor G-1, mitochondrial → MTRFQNGSRLLSYTFSRSKTTSSASPTTALLQGNFQIQHSRHFSNLASATTKEEKEPWWKDSMDRLRNIGISAHIDSGKTTLTERILFYTGRIHEIHEVRGRDGVGAKMDSMDLEREKGITIQSAATYCTWNGYQVNIIDTPGHVDFTIEVERALRVLDGAILVLCSVGGVQSQSITVDRQMRRYEVPRLAFINKLDRMGADPWKVLNQARSKLRHHSAAVQVPIGLEDDFQGLIDLVKMKAYYFHGSNGEKIVTAEIPVEIEALAAEKRRELIETVSEVDDKLADAFLSDESISTSDLEEAIRRATVAKKFVPVFMGSAFKNKGVQPLLDGVLSYLPCPLEVSNYALDQTKDEEKVVLSGTPDGPLVALAFKLEEGRFGQLTYLRIYEGVIRKGDFIVNVNTGKKIKVPRLVRMHSNEMEDIQEAHVGQIVAVFGVDCASGDTFTDGSVRYTMTSMNVPEPVMSLAIQPVSKDSGGQFSKALNRFQKEDPTFRVGLDPESAQTIISGMGELHLDIYVERIRREYKVDASVGKPRVNFRETITQRAEFDYLHKKQSGGQGQYGRVCGYIEPIPQGSMTKFEFDNMIVGQVIPSNFIPAIEKGFKEAANSGSLIGHPVENLRIALTDGAAHAVDSSELAFKLAAIYAFRQCYTAAKPVILEPVMLVELKVPTEFQGTVAGDINKRKGVIVGNDQDGDDSIITAHVPLNNMFGYSTALRSMTQGKGEFTMEYKEHSPVSQDVQMQLVNTYKASKTAE, encoded by the exons ATGACCCGATTCCAAAATGGATCACGCCTCCTCTCCTACACCTTCTCCCGCTCCAAAACGACGTCCTCAGCGTCTCCAACCACCGCTCTCCTCCAGGGCAACTTCCAAATCCAGCACTCCCGCCACTTCTCCAACCTCGCAAGCGCCAccacaaaagaagaaaaggagccaTGGTGGAAGGACTCGATGGACCGATTAAGAAATATTGGTATCTCAGCTCATATCGATTCCGGTAAAACCACACTCACTGAACGCATACTGTTTTACACTGGTCGAATTCACGAGATTCATGAGGTTCGCGGCCGTGATGGCGTTGGGGCCAAGATGGATTCCATGGAtttggagagagagaaagggatcACTATTCAATCCGCTGCTACTTACTGCACTTGGAATGGATATCAG GTGAATATAATTGATACACCAGGACATGTGGATTTTACAATAGAGGTGGAGAGGGCACTGAGAGTGTTGGATGGTGCAATTCTGGTTTTGTGTAGTGTGGGTGGAGTGCAAAGTCAGTCTATTACTGTGGATAGGCAAATGAGGAGATACGAGGTGCCTAGGCTTGCTTTTATTAATAAACTTGATCGAATGGGAGCTGATCCTTGGAAAGTTTTGAACCAG GCAAGGTCTAAACTAAGACATCATAGCGCAGCAGTTCAAGTTCCAATTGGGTTGGAAGATGATTTTCAAGGCCTTATCGATCTTGTAAAAATGAAAGCTTATTATTTCCATGGTTCAAATGG TGAAAAAATTGTCACTGCAGAAATACCAGTTGAGATTGAGGCCTTGGCTGCAGAAAAACGGCGTGAACTAATAGAAACAGTTTCTGAAGTTGATGATAAACTTGCAGATGCTTTTCTCTCAGATGAATCTATTTCAACCTCTGACCTTGAG GAGGCAATTCGCAGGGCTACTGTAGCAAAGAAATTTGTTCCTGTATTCATGGGCAGTGCATTCAAGAACaag GGAGTGCAGCCACTTTTAGATGGTGTACTTAGCTATTTGCCTTGTCCCCTTGAAGTTAGTAACTATGCTCTTGACCAAACCAAGGATGAAGAGAAG GTTGTCTTGTCTGGAACTCCAGATGGACCACTTGTGGCATTGGCTTTTAAATTAGAAGAAGGGCGTTTTGGTCAGTTGACATATCTAAG AATCTACGAGGGTGTAATTCGCAAGGGTGATTTTATAGTTAATGTTAACACAGGCAAGAAGATCAAG GTTCCTCGCTTGGTTCGGATGCACTCTAATGAAATGGAG GACATTCAAGAGGCACATGTTGGGCAAATAGTTGCTGTATTTGGTGTTGATTGTGCTTCAG GTGATACTTTCACAGATGGTTCAGTTAGATACACTATGACATCTATGAATGTCCCTGAGCCAGTTATGTCACTGGCCATTCAACCAGTTTCAAAAGACTCCGGAGGACAA TTTTCAAAAGCTTTGAATCGTTTTCAGAAAGAGGATCCCACTTTCCGTGTTGGCTTGGATCCTGAGAGTGCTCAG ACCATAATTTCTGGAATGGGAGAGTTGCATTTGGACATATATGTGGAACGAATTAGGAGAGAGTACAAG GTTGATGCAAGTGTTGGGAAACCTCGTGTGAACTTCAGGGAAACCATTACTCAGCGTGCTGAATTTGATTATTTACATAAGAAGCAAAGTGGAGGGCAAGGACAATATGGACGAGTATGTGG GTACATTGAGCCAATTCCACAAGGGTCAATGACTAAGTTCGAGTTTGATAACATGATCGTGGGACAGGTTATACCATCAAATTTTATTCCTGCAATTGAGAAGGGCTTCAAAGAAGCTGCCAATTC TGGTTCTTTAATAGGGCACCCGGTAGAAAATCTTCGAATTGCTTTGACTGATGGTGCTGCCCATGCTGTGGATTCTAGCGAACTTGCATTTAAATTAGCAGCAATATATGCTTTTAGACAG TGTTACACTGCTGCAAAACCTGTGATCCTGGAACCTGTAATGCTGGTGGAACTGAAAGTACCAACAGAGTTTCAGGGTACAGTTGCAGGTGACATTAACAA GAGGAAAGGTGTGATAGTTGGAAATGACCAGGATGGGGATGACTCTATAATAACAGCCCAT GTGCCTTTGAACAATATGTTTGGTTACTCGACTGCTCTACGTTCAATGACGCAG gGGAAAGGGGAATTCACAATGGAATATAAAGAACATTCACCTGTCTCTCAGGATGTGCAAATGCAATTGGTAAACACCTACAAGGCCAGCAAGACAGCTGAATAG